One Gossypium hirsutum isolate 1008001.06 chromosome A08, Gossypium_hirsutum_v2.1, whole genome shotgun sequence genomic window, TCAACTGTAAAACAAGAAAAAGGAAATTGGGAAAATGGTTCCAAAGCTTGCCCAATTGTTTGTCTCAACATTGCTGCTATTAACTCCATTGCTATCTCTAGCAGGTAAACCCTTTCTCAATCTTCACTTTTCAGTCCATTTTATCTTTTATTGATGTGTTAATGTTGCAGATGGTCGAGATATTGGTGTTTGCTATGGATTAAATGGAGATAATCTTCCATCTCCAAATGAAGTAATTAATCTTTACAAAAGATGTCAAATTGATAATATTAGGATCTATCAGCCGTACCCTGAAGTGCTCGAAGCATTAAGAGGATCGGGAATATCAGTGACGATCGGTCCGAGAAATGAGGACATAGCGAGCTTCGCAACGAGCCAAGATGCAGCCAATGATTGGGTTAACACTAACATCGTCCCATACGCGGACGATATTTTATTCAGATGGATCACCATAGGCAACGAAGTTATTCCAGGACCATTAGGCTCAAATGTCCCTGCTGCCATGAACAACATCCGAAATGCACTTGCCTCGGCCGGGATAACCTTGGCTAAGGTCACAACCGTACTGCCTGGAACTGCCCTCGCAACCTCGTATCCTCCATCTGCTGGTGCTTTCGGAAGTGATAtatgttgaatattggcaatatcccacattaggaaaagatagaaatggagggggtttggtttgttatatatagaacccctccccctttggttgtatcatcccaaaatcttctcctttgtaatatttctagaagaaatattgatttggtagtgtccgaggacgtaagctaaattggccgaacctcgttaaatctctggtattttatttcttatttgtttgcttatatttaatagctttatgttggttatatttatttagttattattgctataaatatctaagtgagttctgtctagttgttgggttttaagcgggaccatttgtgacccctccaatttaactgggaattttcttagtataattgttggcattataattatctaaatatttctgataatattgttattaatattatcgtcgcttccgcaacaattggtatcagagccaaggttttgtagtatgctctgtgtttgcagcttagtctgatcttacacatcagaaacatttcctaaagcttgtgggtattctgcatttggtggctattaagtagaagctatggcaaaaatgacagaagaaaaaccatccatatcaacaacttccacttcgtacattttgccgaggattggaactgcaaatacgagatttgtagtggaaatttttgatggaacaggtcatttcggcatgtggcaaagtgagcttctagatgccctctttcaacagggtctagatattgccattgaggaagaaaaaccagaaggggttgatgataaagaatggaagaccatcaaccgattggcatgtggtacaattcgatcatgtctttccagagagcagaagtatacattcagtaaagagacttctgcaagtaaattgtggaaagcattggaggagaaatttctgaagaagaacagtcaaaataagttacatatgaagaaaagactgtttcgtttcagttatgttcctggtaccacgatgaacgagcacattaccaattttaatcagctggtggctgatttgttgaatttggatgtgacttttgaagacgaagacttggcgttaatgttgttgggatcgcttcctgaggagtttgagtaccttgaaactactctacttcatggaaaatcggaagtaactttcaatgaagtaactgctgcattgtatagctatgaactacgccgaaaggataagttgaaaggttcaggtgaagcagcagtggaagcattggtaacaagaggtcgtcagcaaagtcagtctaaggggaagagaagaaagtccaaaggtcgagctgttgccaaagatgaatgttctttttgcaaagaaaaaggacattggaagaaagattgtccaaaattgaagaaaaaagggaagactccgcaagatgcaaatgttgcagaatgcaatagtgaagcagagtcagacttttctcttagtatgacatcttcaacattatatgcagatgagtggatcatggattctggttgttcctatcatatgtgtcccattcgggaatggttctttgaatttcaaaaactagatgaaggggttgtttacatgggtaatgataacacatgtaaaatagccgggataggttcaattaaactgaggagtcatgatggatctactagaattttgcgggatgtacgatatgtcccaaagttgaagaagaatctcatctctttggggtcgttagaatctaaaggcctagttgtgacaatacgagatggagttcttaaagcaacttcaggagcattggtgatgttgaaaggcataagaaagaacaatctatattactaccaaggtagtacagtggtcgggacaacagcagcagcaattacgagtaccaagaaggacgctgaggcaacacagctgtggcatatgcgtttgggccatgctggtgaaaaatccttgcaaactctagccaagcaaggattattgaaaggtacaaagacttgcaaacttgaattttgcgagcattgtgttctgggaaaacaacgaagggtgaaatttggcactgggattcacaatactaaaggtattctggattatgtgcattctgatgtatggggaccgtccaagactccatcacttggaggaagacgttattttgtcacctttattgatgatttttccagacgagtttgggtgttccctatgaagaacaaagatgaggtgcttgaagttttccttaagtggaaaactaaagttgaaaatcagacaggaaggaagattaaggttctccgatcagacaacggtggagaatataaaagcgatcctttcctgaagatatgccaagattgtggcatagtaaggcacttcaccgtaggtggaacactgcaacagaatggggtggcagagcgtatgaatcgaacgcttgtggagaaagttcgatgtatgttatctaatgctggattagatagaaagttttggactgaggctgtgacgtacgctcaacatctcatcaatcatttgccatcatctgctataaatggcaagactcctttggagaaatggtatggaaaacctgctactgattatgacaccttgcgcatttttggttctattgcatattatcatgtgaaagaatcaaagttagatccaagagcaaagaaggctctattcatgggcttcaatgctggtgttaagggatatcgtttgtggtgtctagaggcaaagaagacgataatcagtagggatgttacctttcatgaatctgccatgttgaataaggtaaatccagaaggagtgagtagtacttcgcagcaggtggagtgtactccgcagcaggtggagtttgagcagagtgtggtaattccagcagaaggtaccactagtgattcttcattggcagatgcagagtcagatgaggaagaggtttctacccaagaacctcaacagcaatcagagccaattgcagtcagaaggcagagacgagaaattcagaaaccagctcgtttcactgacatggtagcttatgcacttccagttgttgataatattccatccacttacaccgaagccattcagagtttagagaataatagatggttaggtgcaatggaagaggaaatgcaatctctagagaaaaaacaagacgtggaagctggcacaactaccaaaagggaagaaggcgattggttgcaaatttgaagacactattgaagtttgtgttatgagaagatgttcgaagatgtggaatatcgccaaggtggagatttgttgaatattggcaatatcccacattaggaaaagatagaaatggagggggtttggtttgttatatatagaacccctccccctttggttgtatcatcccaaaatcttctcctttgtaatatttctagaagaaatattgatttggtagtgtccgaggacgtaagctaaattggccgaacctcgttaaatctctggtattttatttcttatttgtttgcttatatttaatagctttatgttggttatatttatttagttattattgctataaatatctaagtgagttctgtctagttgttgggttttaagcgggaccatttgtgacccctccaatttaactgggaattttcttagtataattgttggcattataattatctaaatatttctgataatattgttattaatattatcgtcgcttccgcaacaatatAACGGAGACTATAACCGGTATTGCTGCGATCCTGGCTCAACAGGATACACCCATTTTGATCAATGTATACCCTTACTTTGCCTACTCATCGGATCCTTCTCATATTTCTGCCCAATACGCCATGTTCACTTCTACTGCGCCTGTGGTGGTCGATGGAAGCTTCCAATATTTCAACCTCTTTGATGCCATGGTTGATGCTTTCAATGCTGCACTTGAAAAGATCAACTTTGGCAACGTGAAAGTCGCTGTAGCCGAGACCGGATGGCCAACAGCCGGAAATGAGCCCTACACGAGTGTGGCCAATGCTCAAACTTACAACCGTAACCTGCTGAATCATGTGATGCAGAACGGGACACCAAGAAGGCCTGACTATATAATGCCCACATTTTTCTTTGAGATGTTCAATGAAGACTTGAAGGGAAATGTAGTTGAGCAGAACTTTGGATTCTTCTACCCCAGCATGCGACCTGTCTATCCTTTTTGGTGATTTCAATATTGCTTTCAAAATTATGGtaatttgattttgtatttaataatttaatgctTTTTAATTACATCATAGCTCAAAGAATAAAGTCTGTGAAAAGGGATAAGGGTTAGAACAAGCAGTCTTTGCAAATCCTCGTTTAAATAAGATGAGCTCAATccctaatattaaaataaaatttattaatgttaatttgcatttttttcatgatatttttattgttgttaattaacaaatgaaacaaaaagaaaaattggcaagagaatacaatataaatattatttataattataataacttATTCTTATTGTGGCATTTTAGtagataatttaattataatttataataatttcgaTATGTTCTTTAAGTATAACCGTTTAACGGTCCAAATACGGATTCTACAGCAATTTCTACATGGGCGCAGTCACACTTTCCAGAGACACAAGTACATGTAGCAGGAGCTGGACAACCGGGAGAACCACACTGGTTTATgcaatcactacaccaaaacagacttttagcggcatttttagtggcatttaaataaaaaacgccgctaaagatctaaACCCAACGGCATCGTTTTTTTACCCTCTAGGGCTTTAGCGCCGTTTTTAAAAAAGCGACGCTAATGCTCAGAGCTTTAGCGtcatttttaaaaaagcgccacaaaaacattttatctgtctatttactatttaatttgtttaattatattaattaaaattcaatttatttttaattgaatatttgttaaaatttgataaatttgaaataatgacacgtaaaaataatttaaaataaaaaacatagaaaaatatttgttaaaatagaaaaattaaaatactattatttaaaataattttaaaattttttgggtgcatgactgattgatttttaatttatatattaaataatttcatatataattgcaaaagatacgatagtattaattttaaaatatttaattaattatcattatagtttagggtatagtgttaatttatgatttaaggccggtttaggagttacaattttaaggtttatagattatggaattagggattatggattatggattagggattctaGTTTAAGGGTTGtgttttaggggttaggggttagagattAAGAGTTAGGGATATATTTAGGGTTTATGGATTTAGTGTCAGGTTAAGGCTTAGGGTTTAGGTTAATTAGTATGTTTTAATCTATATTAAAcaaggtttaggggttaagggttagggacTTGGgataaggtttagggtttagattaattagtgttttttaatttatatattaaataaggtttatgGGTTAGTAGTtaagggtttggggtttggggtttggggtttgggattagatgttaagagttagtgatttagggtttagagatttggggttgggctagggtttaagatttagattaattagtatttttaatttatattttaattaagttcttatataattgtaaaagaggg contains:
- the LOC107907750 gene encoding glucan endo-1,3-beta-glucosidase is translated as MVPKLAQLFVSTLLLLTPLLSLADGRDIGVCYGLNGDNLPSPNEVINLYKRCQIDNIRIYQPYPEVLEALRGSGISVTIGPRNEDIASFATSQDAANDWVNTNIVPYADDILFRWITIGNEVIPGPLGSNVPAAMNNIRNALASAGITLAKVTTVLPGTALATSYPPSAGAFGSDITETITGIAAILAQQDTPILINVYPYFAYSSDPSHISAQYAMFTSTAPVVVDGSFQYFNLFDAMVDAFNAALEKINFGNVKVAVAETGWPTAGNEPYTSVANAQTYNRNLLNHVMQNGTPRRPDYIMPTFFFEMFNEDLKGNVVEQNFGFFYPSMRPVYPFW